A single Syngnathus acus chromosome 8, fSynAcu1.2, whole genome shotgun sequence DNA region contains:
- the zgc:195001 gene encoding tripartite motif-containing protein 16 — protein MPVPKKAGRKNNGAAEEKLPPYEPNIPEPTTRADFLKYWMPLTLDDKTAQKLLWISENGTKVARTSDAVCPYPNRPERYEHSPQVLCKESLLGSRGYWEVDFEGWVVIGAVAESAPRKDGPCGLGENAGSWGAGWAGSCYQVWHNGENVDVDLPLCKTLGVYVDQPAGIIKFLLVEGEGDKEVRLVHKFKISVQEKLLPAMWVGTNSSCLIRKKEQ, from the exons GAAGAAAGAACAACGGGGCAGCAGAAG AGAAGCTGCCGCCCTATGAACCCAACATCCCCGAACCAACCACCAGGGCAGACTTTCTCAAAT ACTGGATGCCACTGACTTTGGATGACAAAACGGCGCAGAAGCTGCTATGGATCTCGGAAAACGGAACGAAGGTGGCGCGCACATCCGATGCCGTCTGTCCTTATCCCAACAGACCGGAGAGATACGAGCACTCGCCACAG GTGCTGTGCAAGGAGAGCCTCCTGGGCTCGCGCGGCTACTGGGAGGTTGACTTTGAGGGCTGGGTGGTGATCGGTGCGGTGGCGGAGAGCGCCCCCCGCAAGGACGGCCCCTGCGGCCTGGGCGAGAACGCCGGCTCCTGGGGCGCGGGCTGGGCGGGCTCCTGCTACCAGGTGTGGCACAACGGCGAGAACGTGGACGTGGACTTGCCCCTGTGCAAAACGCTGGGCGTGTACGTGGACCAGCCGGCCGGCATCATCAAGTTCCTGCTGGTGGAAGGCGAGGGCGACAAGGAGGTGCGGTTGGTGCACAAGTTCAAGATCAGCGTGCAGGAGAAGCTTCTGCCCGCCATGTGGGTGGGCACAAACTCCTCCTGCCTCATTCGGAAAAAGGAGCAGTGA
- the akt1s1 gene encoding proline-rich AKT1 substrate 1 has translation MASITKLSEPEIADNHRDSWVALLAAADAYCQKSGCELAILTACKKFRSSVPETDAAKKKKWESGGGFPRDCQFSYSVWGQGFLAESARRYVDDIGVLHSITLLTAQRHTRHTAAQLASEAEPRVHLSGDGVPGSVSPNGRLYSQNYPSIYSSEGVSGQANNGERDKNAPEATQQGGQSSGIVDLEEECEDDEDDEEEEDMEGKRPFGSESAGVFSMDEDSLSRDCEPFFESDGEEESTDCSLSEEAPPPSRGMAVGHRGMHASRNAHPMALARSLPVSVPVWGCKGGRAAPGEGNSGERVGCADLEHIAASMKALLAPGATDGTEMFGALPRPRVNTGDFSLKH, from the exons ATGGCCTCCATCACCAAGTTGTCCGAGCCGGAGATCGCGGACAACCACAGGGACAGCTGGGTTGCGCTCCTGGCTGCCGCCGACGCGTACTGCCAAAAATCGGGCTGCGAGCTGGCCATCCTCACGGCCTGCAAGAAGTTCCGCTCCTCGGTGCCGGAAACGGACGccgccaagaagaagaagtggGAAAGCGGCGGCGGCTTTCCCAGGGACTGCCAGTTCTCGTACAGCGTTTGGGGTCAGGGCTTCCTGGCCGAGTCGGCGCGGCGCTACGTGGACGACATTGGCGTGCTGCACTCCATCACCCTGCTGACGGCGCAGAGGCACACGCGCCACACCGCCGCCCAACTCGCGTCAGAGGCTGAGCCCAGGGTG CATCTGAGCGGTGACGGCGTGCCGGGCAGCGTCAGCCCCAACGGCAGACTCTACTCGCAGAACTACCCATCCATCTACAGCTCAGAAGGCGTCTCGGGCCAGGCCAACAACGGTGAGCGTGACAAGAACGCCCCAGAGGCCACCCAACAGGGCGGGCAAAGCTCGGGCATCGTTGACCTTGAGGAAGAGTGCGAAGATGATGAGGacgacgaggaagaggaggacatGGAAGGAAAGAGACCCTTTGGTAGCGAGAGCGCAG GCGTGTTCTCCATGGACGAGGACTCGCTATCCCGTGACTGCGAGCCCTTCTTTGAGTCTGACGGCGAAGAGGAGAGCACAGACT GCTCGTTGAGTGAGGAGGCTCCGCCGCCTTCGCGCGGCATGGCCGTAGGCCATCGCGGCATGCACGCCTCGCGCAACGCCCACCCCATGGCGCTGGCCCGCTCACTGCCCGTCTCTGTACCCGTGTGGGGGTGTAAGGGGGGTCGGGCGGCACCCGGGGAAGGCAACAGCGGAGAACGG GTGGGATGCGCTGACTTGGAGCACATCGCCGCCAGCATGAAGGCCCTTCTGGCCCCCGGGGCCACCGACGGAACAGAAATGTTCGGGGCCCTGCCACGACCTCGCGTCAACACGGGTGACTTCTCGCTCAAGCACTGA
- the tbc1d17 gene encoding TBC1 domain family member 17: MSDSRMEQNGDDYKLIFEKEGVYLHTNVKRSNQDTSIPGFIRIVERAGLPALEWSPLEDAGRSAPAVLYSKKDGEGGGEEDTKFDPGYEPDWAVISTVKKDRAPVPVRETGQWSFSLPLSELYSLRRARFSLGRNFLVLTSRGGHPLPPLHFHRGGSRELLRALCHYVVLDQSPVDGRLFLAYPQDPGALSQSFDKLHLFDDGGADLVSRFIHDPYATTFGGFSKVTNFFKDALRPPEPRDARSPRSAPQLDEEPGFELITCGVELGPKPVVSRGRPLDEWEVFLDHEGRITDPEHVKELVFRGGITPTLRKEVWKFLLGFYPWSSTHSQREEILRLKTDEYFRMKMQWKSVSEEQEMRNSLLRGYRNLIERDVNRTDRHNTFFSGNDNPGLALLHDVLMTYCMYNFDLGYVQGMSDLLSPLLFVTQNEVESFWCLTGFMEMVHHNFEESQEAMKQQLLQLSVLLKALDPELCDFLDSQDSGSLCFCFRWLLIWFKREFSFEDILILWEVLWTRLPCPNFHLLIACAILQSQRGELIGSDHDFNTILKHINELTMRLDLQSTLRDAEAIYLQLLQCKDLPLKVQEVLGAYVPSSSSSDDDSPDFECGDTRHSPGQAQAGAASRDTTP, encoded by the exons ATGAGCGATTCAAGAATGGAGCAAAACGGTGATGATTACAAG CTGATATTTGAGAAGGAGGGGGTCTACCTACATACTAACGTCAAGAGGAGCAACCAGGACACCAGCATCCCGGGTTTCATACGCATTGTGGAGCGG GCTGGCTTGCCAGCCTTAGAGTGGAGTCCTCTGGAAGATGCGGGCCGCAGCGCTCCTGCTGTGCTTTACTCCAAAAAG GATGGCGAAGGAGGAGGCGAGGAGGACACCAAGTTTGATCCCGGCTACGAGCCAGACTGGGCTGTCATCAGCACGGTGAAAAAAGATCGGGCGCCTGTCCCCGTCCGAGAGACAG GTCAGTGGTCATTCTCGCTGCCGCTGTCGGAGCTCTACTCACTGCGCAGGGCCCGCTTCTCTCTGGGCCGCAACTTCCTGGTGCTGACCAGCAGGGGGGGGCACCCGCTGCCTCCCTTGCACTTCCACCGAGGGGGCAGTCGTGAGCTGCTGCGCGCCCTCTGCCACTACGTCGTCCTGGACCA GTCCCCGGTGGACGGACGTCTTTTTCTGGCGTACCCGCAAGACCCTGGCGCGCTTTCCCAGTCCTTTGACAAGCTGCACCTCTTTGATGACGGAGGCGCTGATCTCGTGTCT CGATTCATCCATGACCCCTATGCAACGACCTTTGGCGGCTTCTCCAAGGTCACCAACTTCTTCAAGGATGCCCTGCGGCCGCCTGAGCCACGTGACGCCCGCAGTCCAAGATCGGCCCCGCAGCTGGACGAGGAGCCCGGCTTTGAGCTCATCACATGT GGGGTGGAACTCGGGCCCAAGCCGGTGGTCAGCAGGGGGCGCCCTCTGGATGAGTGGGAGGTCTTTCTGGATCATGAGGGGCGCATCACGGACCCCGAGCATGTCAAAGAACTGGTCTTCAGGGGG GGTATCACACCGACGCTCAGGAAGGAAGTGTGGAAGTTCCTGCTGGGCTTTTACCCATGGAGCAGCACCCACAGCCAACGGGAGGAGATCCTACGTCTCAAGAC GGACGAGTACTTTCGGATGAAGATGCAGTGGAAGTCGGTCAGCGAGGAACAGGAGATGAGGAATTCGCTTCTCAGGGGCTACCGCAACCTGATTG AGCGCGATGTGAACAGGACAGACCGACACAACACGTTTTTCTCTGGCAACGACAACCCCGGCCTGGCGCTGCTCCACGACGTGCTGATGACCTACTGCATGTACAACTTTGACCTTG GCTACGTGCAGGGGATGAGCGACCTGCTGTCTCCTCTGCTGTTTGTCACGCAGAACGAAGTGGAGTCCTTCTGGTGCCTGACTGGATTCATGGAGATGGTG CACCACAACTTCGAGGAGTCGCAGGAGGCCATGAAGCAGCAGCTCCTTCAGCTCAGCGTCCTGCTGAAAGCTCTAGACCCGGAGCTCTGCGACTTCCTGG ACTCCCAGGACAGCGGCTCGCTTTGCTTCTGTTTCCGGTGGCTGCTCATCTGGTTCAAGAGGGAGTTCTCCTTTGAGGACATCCTCATATTGTGGGAG GTTCTGTGGACTCGCCTTCCCTGCCCCAACTTTCACCTTCTGATCGCTTGCGCTATCCTGCAGTCGCAGAGAGGCGAGCTGATTGGCTCAGATCACGACTTCAACACTATTCTCAAG CACATTAATGAGCTGACAATGAGGTTGGACCTGCAGAGCACTCTGCGAGATGCAGAGGCCATCTACCTACAGCTGCTCCAGTGCAAG GATTTGCCCCTGAAGGTCCAGGAGGTTTTAGGTGCATACGTGCCATCCAGCTCCTCGTCCGACGACGACAGCCCAGACTTTGAGTGCGGCGATACACGGCATTCCCCCGGCCAAGCACAAGCCGGCGCGGCGTCACGTGACACCACCCCCTAA
- the ccndx gene encoding cyclin Dx isoform X1, translating to MQTDDRGVSLWCEETDEDYRDQAALGMGAPGVQLRAAWDPSVSGGRVIQRLLHVEERYAPSPLYVGLIQQEPQRREELAKWTLEVCCDCGCDEAVFPLSVSLMDRFLSVTLSTPVSPYCLAAACVLIASKLSECDNITSNALCAAAEYNFLPANLREMERVVLATLRWDTAAVTPQDFLPHFLASLGERNEEDSTTLRRHSDTLATLCACDSRFLGASPSLVAAASLNCALRGLGDREHSRLHPLSSTLADLCQADPVVLQYYSEMIEHALRQRLSSRPAVKGDEFEDERAGTPTDMREIDF from the exons ATGCAGACGGACGACAGAGGTGTGTCGCTGTGGTGCGAGGAAACAGATGAGGACTACCGAGATCAGGCCGCCCTGGGGATGGGTGCCCCCGGGGTTCAGCTGCGAGCTGCCTGGGACCCCTCAGTGTCGGGGGGGCGTGTGATCCAGAGGCTGCTTCACGTGGAGGAACGATACGCGCCCTCACCGCTCTACGTGGGCCTCATTCAGCAGGAGCCCCAAAGACGGGAGGAGCTGGCCAAGTGGACGCTGGAG GTGTGTTGCGATTGCGGCTGTGACGAGGCCGTGTTCCCGCTGTCCGTCTCCCTGATGGACAGATTCCTGTCGGTCACGTTGTCCACGCCCGTGTCGCCATATTGCTTGGCGGCAGCCTGCGTGCTCATCGCCTCCAAGCTGAGCGAGTGTGACAACATCACCTCGAATGCACTCTGCGCTGCCGCAGAGTACAACTTCCTGCCCGCCAACCTGCGG GAAATGGAGCGTGTGGTACTGGCCACCCTGCGCTGGGATACAGCGGCCGTGACACCTCAGGACTTCCTGCCACACTTCCTGGCCTCCCTTGGGGAGCGCAACGAAGAGGACAGCACCACCTTGAGGCGACACAGCGACACTCTGGCAACCTTGTGCGCATGCGACTCACGCTTCCTGGGGGCTTCGCCTTCCCTAGTGGCCGCCGCCTCACTCAACTGCGCTTTGCGGGGCCTGGGCGACAGGGAGCACTCTCGGCTCCACCCGCTCAGCTCGACTCTGGCTGACCTGTGCCAGGCTGACCCG GTGGTGCTGCAGTACTACAGCGAGATGATTGAGCACGCCCTCCGGCAGCGCCTCAGCAGCAGGCCGGCAGTCAAAGGCGATGAATTTGAGGACGAAAGAGCCGGCACGCCCACTGACATGAGAGAAATCGATTTCTAA
- the ccndx gene encoding cyclin Dx isoform X2: MGAPGVQLRAAWDPSVSGGRVIQRLLHVEERYAPSPLYVGLIQQEPQRREELAKWTLEVCCDCGCDEAVFPLSVSLMDRFLSVTLSTPVSPYCLAAACVLIASKLSECDNITSNALCAAAEYNFLPANLREMERVVLATLRWDTAAVTPQDFLPHFLASLGERNEEDSTTLRRHSDTLATLCACDSRFLGASPSLVAAASLNCALRGLGDREHSRLHPLSSTLADLCQADPVVLQYYSEMIEHALRQRLSSRPAVKGDEFEDERAGTPTDMREIDF, encoded by the exons ATGGGTGCCCCCGGGGTTCAGCTGCGAGCTGCCTGGGACCCCTCAGTGTCGGGGGGGCGTGTGATCCAGAGGCTGCTTCACGTGGAGGAACGATACGCGCCCTCACCGCTCTACGTGGGCCTCATTCAGCAGGAGCCCCAAAGACGGGAGGAGCTGGCCAAGTGGACGCTGGAG GTGTGTTGCGATTGCGGCTGTGACGAGGCCGTGTTCCCGCTGTCCGTCTCCCTGATGGACAGATTCCTGTCGGTCACGTTGTCCACGCCCGTGTCGCCATATTGCTTGGCGGCAGCCTGCGTGCTCATCGCCTCCAAGCTGAGCGAGTGTGACAACATCACCTCGAATGCACTCTGCGCTGCCGCAGAGTACAACTTCCTGCCCGCCAACCTGCGG GAAATGGAGCGTGTGGTACTGGCCACCCTGCGCTGGGATACAGCGGCCGTGACACCTCAGGACTTCCTGCCACACTTCCTGGCCTCCCTTGGGGAGCGCAACGAAGAGGACAGCACCACCTTGAGGCGACACAGCGACACTCTGGCAACCTTGTGCGCATGCGACTCACGCTTCCTGGGGGCTTCGCCTTCCCTAGTGGCCGCCGCCTCACTCAACTGCGCTTTGCGGGGCCTGGGCGACAGGGAGCACTCTCGGCTCCACCCGCTCAGCTCGACTCTGGCTGACCTGTGCCAGGCTGACCCG GTGGTGCTGCAGTACTACAGCGAGATGATTGAGCACGCCCTCCGGCAGCGCCTCAGCAGCAGGCCGGCAGTCAAAGGCGATGAATTTGAGGACGAAAGAGCCGGCACGCCCACTGACATGAGAGAAATCGATTTCTAA
- the nucb1 gene encoding nucleobindin-1 isoform X1 codes for MFMTFRICHQPDAGFCFLELGQQAIHAPAIRKKSRRMKLEGAWTLLLLAVSAWSVPIDRKEVHQEVKDEEQVESMDTGLYYDRYLREVIEVLETDPHFREKLQTANTEDIKNGRLSKELDLVSHNVRTRLDELKRQEVSRLRMLLKAKLDSTNTQSLQMDHTSLLKQFEHLDPHNQNAFEAKDLELLISTATKDLENYDAERHEEFKRYEMLKEHERREYLKGLDQEKREKEEQRLQELKDKHRQHPKVNAPGSVAQLREVWEETDRLDPKEFNPKTFFKLHDTNEDGVLDEQELEALFTKELEKVYDPKNEEDDMMEMEEERLRMREHVMKNVDTNKDRLVSLAEFLKSTEKKDFNSPKEWETLDAKPAYTEEELQRFEAELRDKEEELKRRADMLQQEQELLKERGKALEAQRREYQQAVLEMSQRHKEQPGVDGQPPASPRGELQFQPPQHEDQGKVAVVENLEDALVRNNLPAEPPQNLPAHT; via the exons ATGTTTATGACGTTTCGCATCTGCCACCAACCGGACGCTGGTTTTTGCTTCCTGGAGCTCGGCCAACAGGCTATACATGCACCTgcgataagaaaaaa AAGCAGGAGGATGAAGTTGGAAGGTGCCTGGACGCTGCTGCTTCTTGCCGTCTCTGCGTGGTCAGTACCAATTGACCGCAAAGAGGTCCACCAGGAAGTCAAAGATGAAGAGCAAGTGGAGAGCATG GACACGGGTCTGTACTATGACCGATACCTCCGAGAGGTGATTGAGGTCTTGGAGACGGACCCTCACTTCCGGGAGAAGCTGCAAACAGCCAACACGGAGGACATCAAGAACGGCCGCTTGAGCAAAGAGTTGGACTTGGTCAGCCACAACGTCAGGACGCGTCTGGACGAGCTGAAGCGCCAGGAGGTGTCGCGGCTCAGAATGCTGCTCAAGGCCAAGCTAGACAGTACCAACACGCAGA GTCTGCAGATGGACCACACCTCCCTGCTCAAGCAGTTTGAACATCTGGACCCGCACAACCAGAATGCCTTTGAGGCCAAAGACCTGGAGCTGCTCATCTCCACG GCCACCAAAGACCTGGAGAACTACGACGCAGAGCGGCACGAGGAGTTCAAGCGCTATGAGATGCTGAAGGAGCACGAGAGGCGCGAGTACCTGAAGGGTCTGGACCAGGAGAAGCGGGAGAAGGAGGAGCAGCGCTTGCAGGAGCTGAAGGACAAACATCGACAGCACCCCAAAGTCAACGCTCCT GGCAGCGTAGCTCAGCTGAGGGAAGTTTGGGAGGAGACTGACAGACTGGACCCCAAAGAGTTCAACCCCAAGACCTTCTTCAAGCTGCACG ACACAAACGAGGACGGCGTACTAGACGAGCAGGAGCTGGAGGCGCTTTTCACTAAAGAG CTGGAGAAAGTGTACGACCCCAAGAACGAGGAGGACGACATGAtggagatggaggaggagcggCTGAGGATGAGGGAGCACGTCATGAAGAAC GTGGACACCAACAAAGATCGACTGGTCAGCCTGGCCGAGTTCCTCAAGTCAACTGAGAAGAAAGACTTCAACTCCCCCAAAGAATGGGAG ACTCTGGATGCCAAGCCGGCGTACACGGAGGAGGAACTGCAGCGCTTTGAGGCAGAGCTCCGTgacaaggaggaggagctaAAGAGGAGGGCAGACATGCTACAGCAGGAGCAAGAGCTGCTGAAGGAGCGAGGAAAAGCCCTGGAGGCCCAGAGGAGGGAGTACCAGCAG GCCGTACTGGAGATGTCACAAAGGCACAAGGAGCAGCCGGGGGTTGACGGACAGCCGCCGGCCAGCCCTCGGGGAGAACTTCAGTTCCAGCCTCCGCAACATGAAGATCAAG GAAAAGTTGCTGTCGTGGAAAACCTTGAAGATGCCCTAGTGCGCAATAATCTGCCCGCCGAACCGCCGCAGAACCTGCCCGCACACACTTga
- the nucb1 gene encoding nucleobindin-1 isoform X2: MKLEGAWTLLLLAVSAWSVPIDRKEVHQEVKDEEQVESMDTGLYYDRYLREVIEVLETDPHFREKLQTANTEDIKNGRLSKELDLVSHNVRTRLDELKRQEVSRLRMLLKAKLDSTNTQSLQMDHTSLLKQFEHLDPHNQNAFEAKDLELLISTATKDLENYDAERHEEFKRYEMLKEHERREYLKGLDQEKREKEEQRLQELKDKHRQHPKVNAPGSVAQLREVWEETDRLDPKEFNPKTFFKLHDTNEDGVLDEQELEALFTKELEKVYDPKNEEDDMMEMEEERLRMREHVMKNVDTNKDRLVSLAEFLKSTEKKDFNSPKEWETLDAKPAYTEEELQRFEAELRDKEEELKRRADMLQQEQELLKERGKALEAQRREYQQAVLEMSQRHKEQPGVDGQPPASPRGELQFQPPQHEDQAGKVAVVENLEDALVRNNLPAEPPQNLPAHT; the protein is encoded by the exons ATGAAGTTGGAAGGTGCCTGGACGCTGCTGCTTCTTGCCGTCTCTGCGTGGTCAGTACCAATTGACCGCAAAGAGGTCCACCAGGAAGTCAAAGATGAAGAGCAAGTGGAGAGCATG GACACGGGTCTGTACTATGACCGATACCTCCGAGAGGTGATTGAGGTCTTGGAGACGGACCCTCACTTCCGGGAGAAGCTGCAAACAGCCAACACGGAGGACATCAAGAACGGCCGCTTGAGCAAAGAGTTGGACTTGGTCAGCCACAACGTCAGGACGCGTCTGGACGAGCTGAAGCGCCAGGAGGTGTCGCGGCTCAGAATGCTGCTCAAGGCCAAGCTAGACAGTACCAACACGCAGA GTCTGCAGATGGACCACACCTCCCTGCTCAAGCAGTTTGAACATCTGGACCCGCACAACCAGAATGCCTTTGAGGCCAAAGACCTGGAGCTGCTCATCTCCACG GCCACCAAAGACCTGGAGAACTACGACGCAGAGCGGCACGAGGAGTTCAAGCGCTATGAGATGCTGAAGGAGCACGAGAGGCGCGAGTACCTGAAGGGTCTGGACCAGGAGAAGCGGGAGAAGGAGGAGCAGCGCTTGCAGGAGCTGAAGGACAAACATCGACAGCACCCCAAAGTCAACGCTCCT GGCAGCGTAGCTCAGCTGAGGGAAGTTTGGGAGGAGACTGACAGACTGGACCCCAAAGAGTTCAACCCCAAGACCTTCTTCAAGCTGCACG ACACAAACGAGGACGGCGTACTAGACGAGCAGGAGCTGGAGGCGCTTTTCACTAAAGAG CTGGAGAAAGTGTACGACCCCAAGAACGAGGAGGACGACATGAtggagatggaggaggagcggCTGAGGATGAGGGAGCACGTCATGAAGAAC GTGGACACCAACAAAGATCGACTGGTCAGCCTGGCCGAGTTCCTCAAGTCAACTGAGAAGAAAGACTTCAACTCCCCCAAAGAATGGGAG ACTCTGGATGCCAAGCCGGCGTACACGGAGGAGGAACTGCAGCGCTTTGAGGCAGAGCTCCGTgacaaggaggaggagctaAAGAGGAGGGCAGACATGCTACAGCAGGAGCAAGAGCTGCTGAAGGAGCGAGGAAAAGCCCTGGAGGCCCAGAGGAGGGAGTACCAGCAG GCCGTACTGGAGATGTCACAAAGGCACAAGGAGCAGCCGGGGGTTGACGGACAGCCGCCGGCCAGCCCTCGGGGAGAACTTCAGTTCCAGCCTCCGCAACATGAAGATCAAG CAGGAAAAGTTGCTGTCGTGGAAAACCTTGAAGATGCCCTAGTGCGCAATAATCTGCCCGCCGAACCGCCGCAGAACCTGCCCGCACACACTTga